AAAAAAAGTGCTTCTGCAACACCTGGTGTTGAAATGATTGGAGAAATATCTAGAGCCCAATTAGAAGAAATAGCAAAAATTAAAATGGAAGACCTCAATGCATATGATATGGAATCTGCAGTAAAAATCCTAGCAGGTAGCGCTAGAAGTATGGGTGTAATAGTAAAGGAATAATAAATTGAAAAGAACATCAAAAAGATTTGCTGAAATAAAGTCTAAAATACAAGATCAAAAATTCAATTTGGAAGAAGCTATTAAGCTACTTAAAGAGTGCGCAACTGCAAAGTTTGATGAAGCTATTGAGTTTCATATAAAGACTAATGCTGATCCTAGGCACGCTGATCAACAGATTAGACAAACCTCTGATTTACCAAATGGTACAGGTAAAAATGTAAAGATATTAATTTTTGCCGAAGGTGATACAGGCAACCAAGCTCTTGAAGCAGGAGCAGAATTCATCATAGATGACGATATAACTAAAAGAATCGAAGAAGGTTGGGATGACTTTGATGTTGCTATAGCAACTCCAGAAATGATGCCTAAAATAGCTAAACTAGGTAAACACCTTGGTAGAAAAGGACTAATGCCTAATCCAAGATCAGGAACTGTTGTTACAGAAGATAAGTTAGTTGAAGCAGTTGAAAAAGCTAATAAAGGGAGAGTAGAAATCAGAATGGATAAAGATGCTAATATACATACTAGAATAGGATTATGTTCTTTTTCTGCAGATCAAATTGCTCAAAATCTATCATCAGTATATTCAACAATAGTTAATAATAAACCCGAGGGTGTCAAAGGAGCTTTTATAGATTCTGCCTCTATTTGCTCAACTATGGGACCAGGAATTGACCTAGATTTAGAAACACTTCAAGGCAGTATTGTTAATTAATTAAATTTTAATGATAGAATTAAACTACTTAAGACAACAGGTTGCTATGCTATAAATCCTGTCGAGGTAAATAGTATATATTTTTTAATTTCAACCGGTCTTATAAAGAACCGGTTTTTTTTTGGGAAAAATCATGCCAACAAAAAAGAAAATTGAACAAGTTG
This sequence is a window from Dehalococcoidia bacterium. Protein-coding genes within it:
- the rplA gene encoding 50S ribosomal protein L1, producing the protein MKRTSKRFAEIKSKIQDQKFNLEEAIKLLKECATAKFDEAIEFHIKTNADPRHADQQIRQTSDLPNGTGKNVKILIFAEGDTGNQALEAGAEFIIDDDITKRIEEGWDDFDVAIATPEMMPKIAKLGKHLGRKGLMPNPRSGTVVTEDKLVEAVEKANKGRVEIRMDKDANIHTRIGLCSFSADQIAQNLSSVYSTIVNNKPEGVKGAFIDSASICSTMGPGIDLDLETLQGSIVN